The sequence TCTTCGGTTTCTCCATCGCGCTTCTCGCGACCATCCTTTTTGTCTTTCTGATACTCTGTGCCGTTTTGATGCTCGAAGGGCTCAACCTCTATAAAGACCGTGTCGAAAACCAGCGCCGCCAGACCGAACTGCTGCAGCGGATCGCGGAGCTGCTTGAAAAGGAGGCGTGATCCAATGCCTTTTTTCGCCTACCTGATTACCGACGGCTGCTACGGAGCCGCGACGCCGGGCGCCTTCGCCAAACGGCTTGAAACGCTCTTTGAGGCCCATAGCGTCGATTATGCACTCTACCGGGACAAAGCGAACCCGGACTATGCGCGGTTTGCCGCCGTATTTGTCGATGCGTGCCGGGCGCACGGGGTCAAAGCGATCATCCACCGCGACACGGCCCTGGCGCTCTTGCTGGGGGCGGACGGCGTGCACCTGACGTCGACGCAGTTCGAAGCGATCAAAGGGGCGAAAGCCGAGGGGCTCTTTACCGTGATTTCAGCGCACAGCCCCGTCGAACTGGCGCATGCGGCGGCCGAGGGGGCCGATGCCGCGACCTACAGCCCGATCTTCGAGAGCCCGGGCAAAGGGGAGCCCAAAGGTTTAGACGATTTAAATGAAACAGCGGGTAAAATTGACCTACCTGTTATCGCGCTGGGGGGCATCGTCAGCCCCGATCAGATCAGCGCGGTCCGCGCCGCCGGTGCCGCCGGTTTTGCATCGATCAGATACTTTATAAATTCAGCCAAGGAATCCTTTTGTTCGAAGTGATTATCGGACTCGAAGTCCACGTCCAGCTCAATACGAAAACCAAACTTTTTTGTTCGTGTCCCACCAGTTTCAACGACCGCCCGAACGTCAACACCTGCCCGACCTGTCTGGCTCTCCCGGGTGCGCTCCCGGTCTTCAACAGAGGCGCGCTTCACAAGGCGGTAATGTTCGGTACCGCGATTGACGCGACGATCAACCGCACCAGCTTCTTCGACCGCAAAAGCTACTTCTACCCGGACAGCCCGAGCGCGTACCAGATTACGCAGCTCTATACGCCCGTCGTCGAGCACGGAAAGCTGGAGATCGATTTCGAGGACGGTACGCACAAGACGATCCGCATCAACCGCGCCCATATCGAGGCAGATGCCGGCAAGAACATCCACGACGGTGCCGTCTCGAAAGTCGACCTCAACCGTGCGGGCACCCCGCTGGTCGAGATCGTTTCCGAGCCGGACATGCGATCGGCGGACGAGGCGATCCTCTACCTCAAAAAGCTGCACTCCATCGTACGCTACCTCGATATCTCGGACGCGAACATGCAGGAGGGCTCCTTCCGCGTCGACGTAAACGTCTCCATCCGCCCCAAAGGGGACGAGAAGCTCTACACCCGTGTCGAGATCAAGAACATCAACAGCTTCCGCTTCATCCAGAAGGCGATCGAGATGGAGGTCCAGCGCCAGATCGACGCCTGGGAAGACGGGGTCTATGACGAGGAGATCGTCCAGGAGACCCGCCTGTTCGACCAGGCGAAGCAGGAGACCCGCTCCATGCGCGGGAAGGAAGAGGCGGCGGATTACCGCTACTTCCCCGAACCCGACCTTCTCAAGGTCGTCGTTGACGACGCGATGTACGAGAGCGCGACACAGATCCCCGAACTGCCGGACGAGAAGCGCGAGCGCCTTGTCAAAGAGCACGGGCTGCGCGAGTATGATGCGAGTGTCATTACCGCCGAGCTGGAGATGGCGCACTTCTTCGAGAAGATGCTCTCCCAGGGCATCAGCGCCAAGAATGCCGTCACCTGGCTCACCGTAGAACTCCTGGGACGTCTCAAGGGCGGCATGACGGTTGCCACCTCGCCGGTCGATGCCGACAAACTGGGCCTCATCGTCAAGCGTATCGAAGACAACACCATCAGCGGCAAAGCGGCCAAAGAGGTGCTTGACTACCTGATGGAAAACGACGAGAGCGTCGATGCGACGATCGAAAAACTGGGCCTCAAACAGGTCAGCGACACGGGGGCCATCGAAGCGATGGTCGACGAGATCCTCGCGGCGAACCCGGCCAAGGTCGAGGAGTACCGCGGCGGTAAAGACAAGCTCTTCGGCTTCTTCGTCGGTCAGGTAATGAAAGCCAGCAAAGGCAGTGCGAATCCTCAGGCGGTAAACGATATCCTCAAGCAGAAGCTGGGCTGATTCCGTGAACCTTTTCTCCAGGGCGCTTGTCGACAGTGCCTATGCTCTGGAGTCCTCCGAAGGCCTGCGCCGGACGCGCCACCATGTCGACAACCTGATGAACAACGCCGGCTACCGCTACAAGCGCTACTTCGACCTCTTTATGATGGTGCTGATCCTCTCAAGCGTTTTCATCCTTATCCGCGACGTCAAGTTCCAACAGAACGATTTCCTGGCCGTTTTCAACAACTACATCATCTCCTTTATCTTCCTGATCGAATACCTGATGCGCTTCTGGGTCAGCAGCGACAGTGCGCGCATCATGATTGACCAGTATGAGAAGGATGTGCTGCTGCAGCGGAATTTCCGTGTCGGCAGGGCCGTGATGAAGGTACTCTACGCCAAGTGGCGCTACATGAGCTCCCTGGCGGCCATCATCGACCTGCTTGCAATCATGCCGTTTTTCCACGAACTGCGGCTGCTGCGCCTCTTTATCATCTTCAGGGTCTTCAAGCTTTTCCGCTACGCCCAGAACATGCACCATTTCGGGGCGATTCTGGCCAGCAAGAAGTTCGAACTCCTGACGCTCTTTACCTTCGTCGGCCTCATCATTTTCGTTGCGTCGGTGATGATCTACGTCATGGAGGCGCTCAACCCCGACTCCAAGGTCAATACGCTCTTTGATGCACTCTACTGGTCGGTCGTGACGATCTCGACCGTGGGATACGGCGATGTCGTTCCCGTCAGCGGCGAAGGGAAGATCGTTGCATTGATTGTCATCGTCTCCGGGGTGGCTGTCCTCGCTTTCGCGACCTCGATCGTCGTTTCGGCCTTCACCGAGAAACTTGATGATATCCGCGACGGGAAGCTGATCCAGGAGCTGCAGAAACTGAAGCATATCTACCTGATCTGCGGCTACGGCACGGTGGCGCAGCAGACGGCCTCCAAACTCCGCCGGATGGGCCGGGAGGTGGTCATCCTCGATGCCGATGCATCAAAGATCGCCGAAGCGCGCCGTCATCATGACCTGGCCCTGGCGTTCGACCCCGCCAGCCTTGAGTCGATCGGGCAGCTCGGCATCGACCCCGTACGGCAGATCCGGGCCGTCATCCTGCTCGGCGATACCGATGTCGAAAACGTCTATACGGCGCTCACACTGCGTTCGATGAACAAAGAGCTGCGGATCCTCTCCCTGCTGCATGACAAAAAACACCGCCGCAAACTGGAGAGTGCCGGGGTGAACGACATCGTCTACGCCCAGGAGCTGATCGGGCAGCTGTCACGCGAATACAGCGATCAGCCCATTGCGTTCGAGGCGCTGCATGCATTGCGTGCCGAGCACTCCGGTGTCGTGATCGACGAGATCCTCGTCGACGAACGGATGGCCCGTTTTATACAGAGCGTGCAGGATCTGAAAATCAGGGGAGGGCGCATTATCCTGCTCGGTGTCGAGTCGCGCCGCGAACAGCGTTTCGTTTTCAATCCTGCATCCGATTTCGTCCTCGCGGAGGGGGACCTCCTGGTCGTCATCGGGGAGAATGCGATGCTGCATGAGTACCGCATCGATCTTCACAAGGCGGTGCGCTCATGACCATCGAAGCCATCATCCTTTTCGGGTACAACGAATTTGCGCGGGAGATTGCGCAGCAGCTCCGCTACACCTGCCCGCGCATCGTCGTTTATGCGCTCAATAACAGTGATGTCGAGCAGGCGCAGGCCGCGGGGCTCGAGGCGCATCTCGCGGATCTGGAGGACAACTGGGACGACCTGCTCTCCTTTGACTTCTCTGTGACACGGATCATCTGTGCCCTTGAGAGCGAGGCGGAAAACGTCTTCCTGACCCTCTCGCTGCGCGACCGCTTCCCCGAGGCGGTGATCGTCGCCCTGGCCACGACGCAGGAGAATGCATCCAAGCTCCGTCTGGCCGGTGCCAACAAGGTCATTGCCGAACTGCAGACAACGGCGAACCTGATCATCGAGCGGCTGGAAAAACCGGTGATCACGCGGCTGCTTGAAGCACTCATGGATAGGCAGATGGATCTCAAGGTCGCGCAGATTGTTCTCTCGGAGCAGTCATCCGCGGTCGGCAGACATATCAACGAACTGCTTGAATCAACGCAGCGGGACATCATCGTCCTGGCCGTCGTTGACCAGCGCATGAGCGAGTCGTTTATTTTTACGGCCAAAGGCTACAACCACCTGCTGAATGCGGGGGATGTTTTAGTCGTGATAGGCTACGATAAGGAGATCAAGGCATTTGAAGAGGAAGTCGGAGGGGTATGTGAAACGGATCGCAGTCATCGGAGCGGGTAAATGGGGCTCGGCCCTGGCGTTCGCACTGGGGGAGAATGGGGAAAACGACGTGGTCATCACGTCTCGGCACTCAAGGGATGTTCCCAATTTCGTCGACCTGGAGACGGCGCTGCAGCGCGAGTACCTCGTCATGGCGATCCCGGCACAGCAGGTCGGCGCATGGCTGAAGGAGCACTTCCGCTATAACGACCAGAAGGTGCTGGTCGCCGCGAAGGGGATCGAAGCACAGAGCGGCCGTTTCCTCAATGAAATCTTCGCGCCCTATGTCCCCGACCAGAACATTGCATTCCTCTCCGGCCCCTCTTTCGCGGCGGAGGTGATTCAGGGGCTGCCGACCGCACTGGTCGTCAGCAGCACGGATGCCCAGACGGCCATGGGGTTCGCCGAGGCGTTCCCGGAATTCATCCGCACCTATACCGACGACGACATCGCCGGGGCGGAAGTGTGCGGCAGCTATAAAAACGTCATCGCGATCGCCGCGGGGATCTGCGCGGGGCTGAAGCTCGGCAACAACGCCGCGGCGGCACTCATTTCCCGGGGCCTGATCGAAATGCGGCGCTTCGGACTCTCCTACGGGGCGAGGGATGAGACCTTCCTCGGCCTCAGTGGCGCCGGGGACCTTTTCCTCACCGCCAGCTCCGTGCTGTCGCGCAACTACCGTGTCGGCCTGGGGCTGGCCGAAGGCAAAGCGAAAGAGCAGATCGTCGAGGACCTCGGCGAAGTGGCCGAGGGGATCGGGACGGCCTACGCCCTGCACGGCATCGCGCAGCGCAGCGGGGTCTACCTGCCGATCGCGACGGAGGTGTATGAAATCCTGGAGGGCAAAGCCCCCCGGGAGAGCCTCAACGATCTGCTGACGAGGTAGCGCATGGAAGCGTCGGCGGTCAAGATTGTCTGGGCCGTAGGTACGGCACTGCTCTTTTACACCGCTGCGCTTCTGCTGCTTTCACCGGTGCAGGCGGCCCTGGTCGGGGTGGTGACGCTGCTGGTGGTGCTCTGGACGAACGAGGGACTGCCGCTCGGCGTCGTTTCCCTCCTGCCCATCGTCCTTTTCCCGGCCCTTCACATTCTGCCGACAAAGGCAACGACCGTCAACTACGCCCACCCCATCATCTACCTCTTCCTGGGGGGCTTTATGCTTGCCATCGCCGTGGAAAAGAGCGGCCTGCACATCTGGATCGCACGCAAAATGCTGGGGATCTTCCCGGCGACGGGGCGGGGGATCATCATCTCCCTGGCGCTGACCTCGGGGGTGATGAGCTCCATCCTCTCGAACACGACGACGGCCCTGCTGCTGATGACCATTGCGCTTTTCCTCTCCGACGATCCGCGGCTGAAGATGCGCTTCACGCTGGCCATCGCCTACGGCGCCAGCATCGGGGGGATACTGACGCCCATCGGCACCCCGCCGAACCTGATCCTGCTGGGCGTCATGGAAGAACACGGCATGGCGATGATCCCCTTCGTACAGTGGATGTGGATGGTCGCCCCTCTGGCCCTCGTGATGGTCATCATCATCTCCCTGGTCCTGGCACTGGGGATACGTGATGTGCGCCTGGAACTCCCGGAGGTGGAGAAGCCGCTGACGCCGGAGCAGAAAAAGGTCCTCGCGCTGCTGGGCGGGCTCGTGGTACTGCTGCTCGTGAACGCCCCCATCCGTCCCTGGTGGGAGGGGCTCGGCATGAGCGAACCGGTGATTCTGCTCAGCGCGGGTCTGCTGCTCTTCGCGCCCCCGTTCAACCTGCTGGTCTGGCAGGAGGACAAGGCGAAGATCCCCTACCGCATCATGTTCCTGTTCGGGGCGGGGTTCGCCATCGCCAAGGCCTTTTCCGAGACAGGCCTGGCGGGAAGGGTAGCAGAGTACCTTGTCGACTACAGCTACCTGGCACCGCTCTACCTCATGCTGATCGTTGCGGCGCTGATCACCTTTACGACGGAGATCACCTCCAATACGGCATTGATCTCCATCATGCTGCCGGTCATCTACGCGGTGACACAGCAGACGGGGCTGGATGCAACCCTTTTCATGATGGTCGCGACGATCTGTTCGAGTTACGCGTTCATGTTGCCCATCGCGACCCCGCCCAATGCCATTGCGATGTCCAGCGGGGTGATCCCGATACGGACGATGGCCCTGTACGGGCTTCTGTTCAACCTTGTCGGCATCATCCTGATCGTGCTGATCGCCTATCTCTTCTGGCGTCCGGTACTGGGGGTAGTAGGCTAGCGCTTGAAGGTAGCCAGAATGGGGTTGTGGTCCGAGACCCGGCCCGTATCCACGGCTTCGGCGGCCAAAAGCGTCACATCTCGGTAGTAGAGATGGTCCAGGGGTTTGGAAAAACGCTGCTTGATATGATGGCCGTTGAGGTAGGCGGCGGGCAGGAGACCGACGGCCGCGGCAAAGTGCTCAAGGTACTCCATCCGTTTGCGGCTCCAGG is a genomic window of Sulfurimonas sp. HSL1-2 containing:
- a CDS encoding thiamine phosphate synthase → MPFFAYLITDGCYGAATPGAFAKRLETLFEAHSVDYALYRDKANPDYARFAAVFVDACRAHGVKAIIHRDTALALLLGADGVHLTSTQFEAIKGAKAEGLFTVISAHSPVELAHAAAEGADAATYSPIFESPGKGEPKGLDDLNETAGKIDLPVIALGGIVSPDQISAVRAAGAAGFASIRYFINSAKESFCSK
- the gatB gene encoding Asp-tRNA(Asn)/Glu-tRNA(Gln) amidotransferase subunit GatB: MFEVIIGLEVHVQLNTKTKLFCSCPTSFNDRPNVNTCPTCLALPGALPVFNRGALHKAVMFGTAIDATINRTSFFDRKSYFYPDSPSAYQITQLYTPVVEHGKLEIDFEDGTHKTIRINRAHIEADAGKNIHDGAVSKVDLNRAGTPLVEIVSEPDMRSADEAILYLKKLHSIVRYLDISDANMQEGSFRVDVNVSIRPKGDEKLYTRVEIKNINSFRFIQKAIEMEVQRQIDAWEDGVYDEEIVQETRLFDQAKQETRSMRGKEEAADYRYFPEPDLLKVVVDDAMYESATQIPELPDEKRERLVKEHGLREYDASVITAELEMAHFFEKMLSQGISAKNAVTWLTVELLGRLKGGMTVATSPVDADKLGLIVKRIEDNTISGKAAKEVLDYLMENDESVDATIEKLGLKQVSDTGAIEAMVDEILAANPAKVEEYRGGKDKLFGFFVGQVMKASKGSANPQAVNDILKQKLG
- a CDS encoding ion transporter; translated protein: MNLFSRALVDSAYALESSEGLRRTRHHVDNLMNNAGYRYKRYFDLFMMVLILSSVFILIRDVKFQQNDFLAVFNNYIISFIFLIEYLMRFWVSSDSARIMIDQYEKDVLLQRNFRVGRAVMKVLYAKWRYMSSLAAIIDLLAIMPFFHELRLLRLFIIFRVFKLFRYAQNMHHFGAILASKKFELLTLFTFVGLIIFVASVMIYVMEALNPDSKVNTLFDALYWSVVTISTVGYGDVVPVSGEGKIVALIVIVSGVAVLAFATSIVVSAFTEKLDDIRDGKLIQELQKLKHIYLICGYGTVAQQTASKLRRMGREVVILDADASKIAEARRHHDLALAFDPASLESIGQLGIDPVRQIRAVILLGDTDVENVYTALTLRSMNKELRILSLLHDKKHRRKLESAGVNDIVYAQELIGQLSREYSDQPIAFEALHALRAEHSGVVIDEILVDERMARFIQSVQDLKIRGGRIILLGVESRREQRFVFNPASDFVLAEGDLLVVIGENAMLHEYRIDLHKAVRS
- a CDS encoding NAD-binding protein is translated as MTIEAIILFGYNEFAREIAQQLRYTCPRIVVYALNNSDVEQAQAAGLEAHLADLEDNWDDLLSFDFSVTRIICALESEAENVFLTLSLRDRFPEAVIVALATTQENASKLRLAGANKVIAELQTTANLIIERLEKPVITRLLEALMDRQMDLKVAQIVLSEQSSAVGRHINELLESTQRDIIVLAVVDQRMSESFIFTAKGYNHLLNAGDVLVVIGYDKEIKAFEEEVGGVCETDRSHRSG
- a CDS encoding NAD(P)H-dependent glycerol-3-phosphate dehydrogenase encodes the protein MKRIAVIGAGKWGSALAFALGENGENDVVITSRHSRDVPNFVDLETALQREYLVMAIPAQQVGAWLKEHFRYNDQKVLVAAKGIEAQSGRFLNEIFAPYVPDQNIAFLSGPSFAAEVIQGLPTALVVSSTDAQTAMGFAEAFPEFIRTYTDDDIAGAEVCGSYKNVIAIAAGICAGLKLGNNAAAALISRGLIEMRRFGLSYGARDETFLGLSGAGDLFLTASSVLSRNYRVGLGLAEGKAKEQIVEDLGEVAEGIGTAYALHGIAQRSGVYLPIATEVYEILEGKAPRESLNDLLTR
- a CDS encoding SLC13 family permease, encoding MEASAVKIVWAVGTALLFYTAALLLLSPVQAALVGVVTLLVVLWTNEGLPLGVVSLLPIVLFPALHILPTKATTVNYAHPIIYLFLGGFMLAIAVEKSGLHIWIARKMLGIFPATGRGIIISLALTSGVMSSILSNTTTALLLMTIALFLSDDPRLKMRFTLAIAYGASIGGILTPIGTPPNLILLGVMEEHGMAMIPFVQWMWMVAPLALVMVIIISLVLALGIRDVRLELPEVEKPLTPEQKKVLALLGGLVVLLLVNAPIRPWWEGLGMSEPVILLSAGLLLFAPPFNLLVWQEDKAKIPYRIMFLFGAGFAIAKAFSETGLAGRVAEYLVDYSYLAPLYLMLIVAALITFTTEITSNTALISIMLPVIYAVTQQTGLDATLFMMVATICSSYAFMLPIATPPNAIAMSSGVIPIRTMALYGLLFNLVGIILIVLIAYLFWRPVLGVVG